From the Astatotilapia calliptera chromosome 6, fAstCal1.2, whole genome shotgun sequence genome, one window contains:
- the LOC113023933 gene encoding von Willebrand factor A domain-containing protein 7-like: MAVKHTVMLLVAVCLYLPGLTHGFQPSFSVDETHRDITRKAVLRKTAEVCQDLAAADGRDFNLNIDDNLSVQEVQKACFSSSTSTAPLSTDIFQTALNEIYGSNEKVYFSLVDFPEFHFHSETFLGGRDIITRDMSAMKASVKSENFVAARQVLGQICHIIQDFYSHSNWVELGKTTPYSALIRPDQPLQNLAGPSTPTCNSCTGDACTDNILPEVLKQGLLTSGYFSTFSSSKPTGKCSHGGLLDKTRKRDPVGGINKDSFTSDHGTLHKKAANLAVDATMELLEDIRLAAGDRNFLRLMGLSQSYALCFVIDTTGSMADDIDAAKQVAFNIIDSNAGTLQEPSQYILVPFNDPEFGPVIKTTDKNYFKKEINKLTASGGGDEPEMSMSGLRLALTSAPPSSKIYVFTDASAKDSHLKSTNIALIERTKTEVSFLLTNIFSSRRRRSIHGQNFSPRAVRLSNVQLYRDLAQASGGQAIEVRKSDLSLATTVIKDSSAGAVVTVFQVVMDPGRPDNFNFTVDSSVSNVIIYITGVSSLTFTLSSAGVSQESSQTSGPLASITTVGNLRRIRLNAGNQTGFWQIHINSNSPYSIKVTGQSSVNFIYSIVELQKEGGIRPKEGRPATGGNVTLLVTVTGSDTVTVTKLTLFNSSGPKELIGSIQSLENSNFLVTFTEVPVGDYVVQLQGEDTSTTSRSTSDTFQRQASTRITTASLSVAAQADSINIEPGTRITIPFTVSSDVTGTFTVQVSNDRSFDFTSPGNVNIGPSDGGKANGTITLSVPASTKSGTDVTLTIQAQNAAATDINYAVLRFSVAAKATDLSSPVCQVVNISGICNVSSILCASSQWEFIANLTDGINGTGIASITLREGNGTLDTSTAVGARGENITLVTYTASCCSQNVVLAAVDRAGNVGPCMGQARVLATPATITTTTPVPATTSLTTTTPVPTTIPVPTTASLTTTTPVPTTIPVPTTASLTTTTLVPTTTPVPTTASLTTTTPVPTTIPVPTTTSLTTTTPVPTTTPVPTTTAVTPSVTTAAANRASTRGHTMSVTHYVWISIAFSLLFK, from the exons ATGGCTGTCAAACACACAGTCATGCTCCTGGTGGCAGTTTGTCTCTACCTACCAGGTCTAACCCATGGATTTCAACCATCCTTCTCTGTTGATGAAACTCATCGTGACATCACCAGAAAGGCAGTTCTCAGAAAGACAGCTGAGGTTTGCCAAGACCTTGCCGCCGCTGATGGAAGAGACTTCAACTTGAAT ATTGATGACAACCTTTCAGTTCAGGAGGTGCAAAAGGCCTGTTTCTCCTCATCTACCTCCACCGCTCCGCTCTCTACTGACATTTTCCAAACTGCCCTTAATGAGATCTACGGTAGCAACGAAAAAGTGTATTTCTCATTGGTCGATTTCCCTGAGTTCCATTTTCACAGTGAGACCTTCCTGGGAGGACGGGACATCATCACAAGAG ATATGTCTGCCATGAAGGCTAGTGTGAAGTCGGAgaattttgttgctgcaagaCAGGTACTTGGACAAATTTGTCACATAATTCAG GACTTTTACAGCCACAGTAACTGGGTGGAGTTGGGGAAAACCACTCCTTACTCCGCTCTGATCAGACCAGATCAACCACTGCAGAACCTAGCAG GTCCATCTACTCCAACTTGTAATAGCTGTACAGGAGATGCCTGCACTGATAACATTTTGCCTGAAGTGCTGAAACAGGGGCTCCTGACCTCAGGCTACTTTAGCACATTCTCTTCTTCAAAGCCTACTG gTAAATGTAGCCATGGTGGTCTACTTGACAAGACAAGAAAAAGGGACCCAGTTGGGGGCATCAATAAGGATTCTTTTACATCAGATCATGGCACGTTGCACAAAAAAGCAGCTAATCTGGCAGTGGATGCTACTAtggagctgctggaggacaTCAGACTAGCTGCTGGAGACAGGAACTTCTTGCG GTTGATGGGCCTCTCCCAGTCCTATGCACTGTGTTTTGTTATTGACACTACAGGCAGTATGGCTGATGACATCGATGCAGCAAAACAAGTTGCCTTTAACATAATTGACAGTAACGCAGGAACGCTACAGGAACCCTCTCAGTACATACTGGTACCTTTCAATGACCCAG AATTTGGACCCGTGATAAAGACAACTGACAAAAACTACTTCAAAAAGGAAATCAACAAGCTCACTGCATCCGGAGGAGGGGATGAACCAGAGATGAGCATGTCTGGACTGCGA CTTGCGCTGACATCAGCTCCACCTTCCTCTAAAATCTATGTCTTCACTGATGCTTCAGCCAAAGATTCCCATCTAAAAAGCACCAACATTGCCCTTATAGAGAGAACCAAGACTGAG GTGTCTTTCCTGTTGACAAACATTTTTTCCAGTCGGCGGCGCCGCAGTATTCATGGTCAAAATTTTTCACCTCGTGCAGTGAGGCTATCAAATGTCCAGCTATACAGAGACCTGGCCCAAGCTTCTGGAGGTCAGGCTATTGAAGTCAGGAAGTCAGATCTTTCCTTGGCCACTACTGTTATAAAAGATTCATCAGCTGGTGCTGTG gtGACAGTTTTCCAGGTAGTAATGGATCCGGGGCGACCTgataattttaattttactgtTGATTCATCAGTAAGCAACGTCATCATTTACATCACCGGAGTTTCATCTCTCACTTTCACACTCAGCTCAGCAG GAGTGTCTCAGGAGTCAAGTCAGACCAGTGGTCCTCTGGCATCCATAACAACAGTGGGAAACCTACGCAGAATAAGGCTCAATGCTGGAAATCAAACGGGTTTTTGGCAAATCCACATCAACTCTAACAGTCCCTACTCTATTAAAGTCACAG GTCaaagttcagtgaacttcatCTATAGCATTGTggaattacaaaaagaaggtggCATCAGACCCAAGGAAGGCCGTCCTGCTACAG GTGGTAATGTCACTCTCCTGGTCACTGTGACAGGAAGTGATACAGTAACAGTCACAAAGCTCACGCTCTTCAACAGTTCAGGGCCAAAGGAGTTGATTGGATCAATACAG TCATTAGAAAACAGCAACTTTCTGGTAACATTCACTGAAGTCCCAGTAGGAGACTATGTAGTTCAACTGCAAGGTGAGGACACCAGCACCACATCCCGGTCTACCTCAGATACCTTCCAGAGACAAGCCTCCACCCGCATCACAACAGCTAGTCTCTCTGTTGCT GCACAAGCTGACAGTATCAACATAGAACCAGGCACCCGCATCACCATTCCTTTTACAGTGTCTTCAGATGTAACTGGGACATTCACAGTGCAAGTCAGCAATGACCGCAGCTTTGACTTCACCTCACCTGGAAATGTCAATATTGGTCCAAGCGATGGAGGCAAAGCCAATGGGACAATAACCTTAAGTGTTCCAGCCAGCACTAAATCAGGAACAGACGTGACCCTCACCATTCAGgcacaaaatgctgctgccaCTGACATCAACTATGCTGTCCTCCGATTTTCTGTGGCTGCCAAG gcCACAGATTTGTCCAGTCCAGTGTGCCAGGTAGTTAATATATCAGGTATCTGTAATGTCTCTTCCATCCTCTGTGCATCATCTCAGTGGGAGTTCATTGCTAATCTCACTGACGGCATCAATGGGACTGGCATCGCAAGCATCACCCTCCGCGAAGGGAATGGTACCCTTGATACTAGCACAGCGGTTGGAGCAAGGGGTGAGAATATCACACTGGTGACCTACACTGCCTCCTGCTGTTCACAGAATGTGGTTCTAGCTGCTGTGGACAGGGCAGGAAACGTGGGGCCATGTATGGGGCAAGCTAGAGTACTTGCCACGCCTGCTACTATAACTACAACTACCCCAGTACCTGCAACTACTTCTCTGACTACAACTACACCAGTACCTACAACTATCCCAGTACCTACAACTGCTTCTCTGACTACAACTACACCAGTACCTACAACTATCCCAGTACCTACAACTGCTTCTCTGACTACAACTACACTAGTACCTACAACTACACCAGTACCTACAACTGCTTCTCTGACTACAACTACACCAGTACCTACAACTATCCCAGTACCTACAACTACCTCTCTGACTACAACTACACCAGTACCTACAACTACTCCTGTCCCTACAACCACTGCAGTGACTCCCTCGGTGACTACTGCTGCAGCTAACAGAGCATCCACTAGAGGTCATACAATGAGTGTAACACATTATGTCTGGATCAGCATTGctttttcactgctttttaaGTAA
- the LOC113023935 gene encoding von Willebrand factor A domain-containing protein 7-like, giving the protein MTTRQSVMLLVVLVLSLPGLIHSFKPLVNSNSFTHREITRTAVLRKTAEVCRDIAASKGLDFNLIIDNNLSAGKVQRACSSMDTVTSFVSTIKFETAIASMYLSNAEVDGVFFLSAAHHFDNETFQEGRDIITEGASVVKAHAKIENYIQGRLSLGQICHTLQDFYSHSNWVELGNKAPYSALIRPDQPLKNLAGQNTPTCRSCVGENCTNNILPDVLNQGLLTSGYFNLISSSKPTGKCSHGGSADRTSRRDPVGGINKDTLNSSHGFRHNEAANLAIRATMELLEDIRLASGDTNFTRLMGLSQSPVLCFVIDTTGSMSDDIDEAKRVSFEIIDRKRGTGEEPSGYILVPFNDPDFGPIVMTSNADIFKGKINSLTADGGGDAPEMALSGLQLALTAAPPFSEIFLFTDAPAKDTHLKNTIIALIESTKSQVTFMLTGFAAGRRRRRTSQGVAPRVMGRSAVQLYQDLAEASGGQAIQVTKSELSLATSVIVDSSASAVVTVFQASRNPGRPDSFNFTVDSSLQNITAYITGDSALTFSLTSSTGVSQTSSQSSGPLAFVTTAGNLRRLSLNTDNETGLWQLSVSSSNPYLVKVTGQSSVDFIYNLVEEHEGAHGDFSVKEGRPLSGGNTSFLVTVTESETVKVTEVTLFDSSGPTEVKGSLQSLGNNDFLVTFSGIPAGEFVLILKGEASSSTSRSTSSSFQRQASTQIKTSSISVTAEANNTNIEPGTTISIPFTVAATTDGVITDSATETFTVRVSNDRSYTSTSPSSVTTVAGSGGKATGTVTLTAPSSAASGSDVTLTIEAENAAATDINYVVLRFSVTAKVTDVNRPVCQVVNTSTCDSTSLLCASSQWEFIANFTDGINGTGIESVTISQGNGTLNMSTVVEAGVEYITLVTYTASCCSPIVELTAVDSVGNVGTCVGQARVLTTPPPTTMTPATTTTPATTTTPATTSAVQTTSTGGYTLNISTIVWLTVVFSVLWK; this is encoded by the exons ATGACTACCAGGCAGTCAGTGATGCTTCTGGTGGTGCTGGTCCTCTCCCTCCCAGGTCTTATTCATAGCTTTAAACCACTAGTCAATTCGAATTCATTCACCCACCGTGAAATCACACGAACAGCAGTCCTTCGAAAGACAGCAGAGGTCTGCCGAGATATCGCTGCTTCTAAAGGACTGGACTTCAATCTGATT ATTGATAACAACTTGTCAGCTGGCAAGGTGCAAAGGGCCTGTTCGTCTATGGATACCGTCACATCTTTCGTTTCCACCATCAAGTTTGAAACTGCCATTGCTTCTATGTACCTCAGCAATGCGGAGGTGGATGGAGTTTTTTTCCTGAGTGCAGCACACCATTTTGACAATGAGACCTTCCAGGAAGGACGGGATATCATCACTGAAG GTGCATCTGTGGTGAAGGCGCATGCTAAGATAGAAAACTATATCCAAGGGAGGTTGTCTCTAGGGCAAATCTGTCACACTCTACAG GACTTCTACAGCCACAGTAACTGGGTGGAGCTGGGAAATAAAGCTCCATACAGTGCTCTGATCAGACCTGACCAACCTCTTAAGAACTTGGCAG GACAAAATACTCCAACTTGCAGAAGTTGCGTAGGAGAGAACTGTACCAACAACATTCTGCCTGATGTGCTGAACCAGGGACTTCTGACTTCAGGCTACTTTAACCTAATCTCCTCATCAAAACCTACAG GTAAATGCAGTCATGGTGGATCTGCTGATCGCACAAGCAGGAGGGATCCAGTGGGCGGGATCAATAAGGATACACTTAATTCCAGTCATGGCTTCCGTCACAATGAAGCAGCTAATCTGGCTATTCGTGCCACCATGGAGCTTCTGGAGGACATCAGATTAGCATCTGGAGACACAAACTTCACGAG ACTGATGGGCCTCTCCCAGTctcctgtgttgtgttttgtcatAGACACAACAGGAAGTATGAGTGATGACATTGATGAAGCAAAGAGGGTTTCTTTTGAGATCATTGACAGAAAAAGGGGAACAGGAGAGGAACCCTCTGGTTATATATTGGTACCTTTCAATGACCCAG ATTTTGGACCGATAGTTATGACATCTAATGCAGACATCTTCAAAGGAAAGATCAACAGTTTGACTgcggatggaggaggagatgcccCAGAAATGGCCTTGTCTGGACTGCAG CTTGCACTGACAGCAGCTCCACCCTTCTCTGAGATTTTTCTCTTCACTGATGCTCCAGCTAAAGACACCCACCTTAAAAACACCATTATTGCTCTTATAGAGAGCACCAAATCTCAG GTTACTTTCATGCTCACAGGCTTTGCAGCAGGTCGACGGCGCCGCAGAACCTCTCAGGGTGTGGCTCCACGTGTAATGGGTCGATCTGCTGTCCAGTTATACCAAGACCTAGCTGAAGCTTCTGGAGGTCAGGCCATTCAGGTCACTAAGTCAGAACTCTCTCTGGCTACCAGTGTTATAGTAGACTCATCAGCCAGCGCTGTG GTGACAGTTTTTCAGGCATCAAGGAATCCTGGAAGGCCTGACAGTTTTAATTTTACTGTTGATAGCTCATTACAGAACATAACAGCTTACATCACAGGAGACTCAGCTCTCACCTTCAGCCTCACCAGCTCCACAG gtGTATCTCAGACTTCCAGTCAGTCCAGTGGTCCTTTGGCATTTGTCACCACAGCAGGAAACTTGCGTCGTTTAAGCCTCAACACTGATAATGAAACAGGCCTATGGCAACTCAGTGTTAGCTCAAGTAACCCTTACCTAGTTAAGGTTACAG GTCAGAGTTCAGTGGACTTCATTTATAACCTTGTCGAAGAGCATGAGGGAGCCCATGGGGACTTCAGTGTAAAAGAAGGACGTCCTCTCTCAG GTGGTAATACCAGCTTCTTGGTCACTGTGACAGAAAGTGAAACAGTAAAGGTCACAGAAGTCACACTGTTTGACAGCTCAGGTCCGACAGAGGTCAAAGGATCATTGCAG TCATTAGGAAACAACGATTTCCTGGTGACATTTAGTGGAATCCCAGCAGGTGAGTTTGTGCTTATCCTGAAAGGAGAGGCCAGCAGCTCCACTTCCAGGTCCACTTCAAGCAGCTTCCAGAGACAAGCGTCCACACAGATCAAGACCTCCAGCATCTCTGTCACT GCTGAAGCCAATAATACCAACATCGAGCCGGGCACCACTATCTCCATCCCCTTCACAGTCGCCGCAACTACTGATGGAGTTATAACTGACTCTGCAACTGAGACATTTACAGTGCGAGTCAGCAATGACCGCAGTTATACTTCCACTTCACCCAGCAGTGTTACTACTGTAGCAGGCAGTGGAGGTAAAGCCACTGGCACCGTGACCCTAACAGCTCCATCCAGTGCTGCATCAGGATCAGACGTGACCCTCACCATTGAGGCAGAAAACGCCGCTGCCACCGACATCAACTATGTAGTTCTCAGGTTTTCTGTGACTGCTAAG GTGACAGATGTTAACCGCCCAGTTTGCCAGGTAGTCAACACATCAACCTGTGATTCCACTTCATTGCTTTGTGCTTCCTCCCAGTGGGAGTTCATTGCCAATTTCACTGATGGCATCAATGGAACTGGCATTGAGAGTGTAACCATCAGCCAAGGGAATGGTACTCTGAATATGAGCACAGTGGTTGAAGCAGGGGTTGAGTATATTACCCTGGTTACCTACACTGCCTCCTGCTGCTCACCGATTGTGGAGCTGACTGCTGTAGATAGTGTAGGAAATGTGGGGACATGTGTGGGACAGGCTAGAGTGCTTACCACACCTCCTCCTACGACAATGACCCCTGCAACTACAACTACCCCTGCAACTACAACTACCCCTGCAACTACATCTGCAGTTCAAACAACATCCACCGGAGGGTACACTTTGAACATATCAACCATTGTTTGGCTCACTGTTGTGTTCTCTGTACTTTGGAAGTAA